In Palaemon carinicauda isolate YSFRI2023 chromosome 18, ASM3689809v2, whole genome shotgun sequence, a genomic segment contains:
- the LOC137657344 gene encoding uncharacterized PPE family protein PPE62-like: MRVAEEDKWIERTGKKGTGNGGTGNEGTEKEGTGNGGTGKKGTGNGRTGNEWTVKEGTGNGATEKEGTGTERTGKEGNIKKGTGRQGTGNEATEKEGTGKEGTGNEGTKKEETGKDGIGNEGIGNGGTGKEGTENEATVKEGTGTVGTGKEEP; this comes from the exons ATGAGGGTTGCTGAAGAGGACAAGTGGATCGAAA GGACTGGAAAGAAAGGAACTGGAAATGGAGGGACTGGAAATGAAGGGACTGAAAAGGAAGGTACTGGAAATGGAGGGACTGGAAAGAAAGGAACTGGAAATGGAAGGACTGGAAATGAGTGGACTGTAAAGGAAGGAACTGGAAATGGAGCGACTGAAAAGGAAGGAACTGGAACTGAAAGGACTGGAAAAGAAGGGAATATAAAGAAAGGAACTGGAAGACAAGGGACTGGAAATGAAGCGACTGAAAAGGAAGGAACTGGAAAAGAGGGGACTGGAAATGAAGGAACTAAAAAGGAAGAAACTGGAAAAGACGGGATTGGAAATGAAGGTATTGGAAATGGAGGGACTGGAAAAGAGGGAACTGAAAATGAAGCGACTGTAAAGGAAGGAACTGGAACTGTAGGGACTGGAAAAGAGGAACCTTAG